The following coding sequences lie in one Allorhizobium pseudoryzae genomic window:
- a CDS encoding iron-siderophore ABC transporter substrate-binding protein, whose translation MQRLACLFAGAIAFFLSFGLVPVVLAQDAVTYPIAIQHAFGTTVIEKKPVRVATVAWANHEVPLALGIVPVGFAAANFGDDNGDGLLPWTEARLKELGAATPVLFDEGDGIDFEAVAAVKPDVILAAYSGLSQNDYDTLSQIAPVVAYPKAPWATDWRSMIRINSLGLGMPREGEALIGRIEAEIQTEKAKYPALAGTSAMFVTHLDATNLSIVNFYTANDSRVQFFRDLGLAMPKSVVEASGSGRFSGSISAERIDTFADVDILVTYGDERLIEAMKANPLLSRMPAVEHGAIVMLGRNPLGTAANPTPLSISWVLDDYMKLLNAAALKAK comes from the coding sequence ATGCAGCGCCTTGCCTGCCTATTCGCTGGCGCCATCGCATTCTTCCTGTCCTTCGGCCTTGTGCCCGTTGTGCTGGCGCAGGATGCGGTGACTTACCCGATCGCCATCCAGCACGCCTTCGGCACCACGGTCATCGAGAAGAAGCCGGTCCGTGTCGCAACGGTCGCCTGGGCCAATCATGAGGTGCCTCTGGCGCTCGGCATCGTTCCTGTCGGCTTCGCCGCCGCCAATTTCGGCGATGATAACGGCGACGGGCTTTTGCCTTGGACAGAAGCGCGGTTGAAGGAACTCGGCGCTGCGACACCCGTGCTCTTCGATGAAGGCGACGGGATCGATTTCGAAGCCGTCGCCGCGGTGAAACCGGACGTCATCCTGGCCGCCTATTCCGGCCTCAGCCAGAACGACTATGACACCTTGAGCCAGATCGCACCGGTGGTCGCCTATCCGAAGGCGCCCTGGGCAACGGATTGGCGCAGCATGATCCGCATCAACAGTCTCGGGCTCGGCATGCCGCGGGAAGGCGAAGCGCTGATCGGCAGGATCGAGGCCGAGATCCAGACTGAAAAGGCGAAGTATCCGGCACTTGCCGGCACATCGGCCATGTTCGTCACGCATCTGGACGCAACCAATCTCAGCATCGTCAATTTTTACACCGCCAATGACAGCCGCGTGCAGTTCTTCCGCGATCTCGGACTTGCCATGCCGAAAAGCGTGGTGGAAGCCTCAGGATCCGGCCGGTTCTCCGGCTCGATCAGTGCCGAACGGATCGACACCTTCGCCGACGTTGATATCCTGGTGACCTATGGCGACGAGCGTCTCATTGAAGCGATGAAGGCCAACCCGCTGCTGTCGCGCATGCCGGCCGTTGAACACGGGGCGATCGTGATGCTGGGGCGCAATCCACTGGGCACGGCGGCCAACCCGACCCCGCTGTCGATTTCCTGGGTTCTCGACGATTACATGAAGCTGCTGAACGCGGCCGCCCTGAAGGCAAAATGA
- a CDS encoding FecCD family ABC transporter permease, with amino-acid sequence MTSPRTITTALPAARHATGRRKLALAAALSAVLLAVSILSICIGTRDVGWGDIVSALAGRIDSIGEASVAVRIPRTVLAVLAGAALGVAGAIMQGMTRNPLADPGLLGVNTGAALAVVMGVAWFNISSSQAYIWAAILGAAGTSAFVFTIGSLGRGGPTPLKLSLAGAATSIAFASLVIAIVLPRNDIAGGIRSWQIGGVGGATFERMSHVLPFLALGFLISLVTARKLNSLALGDELATGLGERVASARAFSALAAILLCGATTAICGPIGFIGLVVPHACRLIVGIDHRWLLPFSAVSGAILLTAADIAGRIVARPGEIDVGIITAFIGAPVFIWIVRRQKVREL; translated from the coding sequence ATGACCTCCCCTCGGACCATAACGACGGCTTTGCCGGCCGCTCGTCACGCCACAGGACGACGGAAACTGGCCCTGGCTGCCGCATTGTCTGCGGTTCTTCTGGCGGTCTCCATCCTCTCGATCTGCATCGGCACGCGCGATGTTGGCTGGGGCGACATCGTCTCGGCGCTTGCAGGCCGGATCGACAGTATTGGTGAGGCTTCCGTTGCGGTGCGCATTCCGCGCACCGTGCTGGCTGTCCTCGCCGGTGCGGCACTCGGCGTCGCCGGTGCCATCATGCAGGGCATGACACGCAATCCGCTCGCCGATCCCGGACTGCTTGGGGTCAATACCGGAGCAGCCCTTGCCGTGGTGATGGGCGTCGCCTGGTTCAATATCAGCTCCTCACAGGCCTATATCTGGGCAGCGATCCTGGGCGCCGCGGGAACCTCGGCCTTTGTTTTTACCATCGGTTCGCTTGGCCGCGGCGGCCCGACGCCGCTCAAGCTGTCGCTGGCGGGCGCTGCCACCTCCATCGCCTTTGCTTCGCTGGTCATTGCCATCGTCTTGCCGAGGAACGATATTGCCGGCGGCATACGCTCCTGGCAGATCGGCGGCGTGGGCGGCGCCACGTTCGAGCGCATGTCTCATGTGCTACCCTTCCTTGCCCTCGGCTTCCTCATCAGTCTCGTGACAGCCCGCAAGCTCAACTCGCTGGCCCTCGGGGACGAACTCGCGACGGGTCTTGGCGAGCGTGTTGCGAGCGCCAGGGCGTTCTCTGCGCTGGCGGCCATCCTGCTATGCGGCGCGACAACCGCGATCTGCGGGCCGATCGGCTTCATCGGACTGGTGGTTCCGCATGCCTGCCGGCTCATCGTCGGCATCGATCATCGATGGCTGTTGCCGTTTTCAGCCGTTTCCGGCGCGATCCTGCTGACTGCCGCCGATATTGCCGGCCGCATTGTCGCGCGTCCCGGCGAAATCGACGTCGGCATCATCACCGCCTTTATCGGCGCGCCGGTCTTCATCTGGATCGTGCGGCGCCAGAAGGTGAGGGAATTGTGA
- a CDS encoding FecCD family ABC transporter permease — protein MSSLSATATLVAASRQQRRSRHRRVTLGLLALVIVLFLLTLMVGQSVTPPGDLIGWALGKDVAGLSFTVGQLRLPRAILCTLSGLCFGLGGVAFQIMLRNPLASPDIIGISSAASAAAVFAIVFLSWSGLLVSMFAVLAGLLIALTIYGLAFRDGVAGARLILIGIGMSAMLESFIAYVLTTADAWTLQESMRWLTGSVNGARLSQGLPLFIALFGFGSLLLGLRKNLEVLSLGDDTAAALGVSLASTRVAVIIAAVGLIAFATAVTGPIAFVAFLSGPIAVRLVANSGSAIIPAALTGAVLVLSGDYVGQFLLPGRYPVGVVTGALGAPYLIYLIIRAHRTGGAA, from the coding sequence GTGAGCAGCCTTTCCGCCACGGCGACCCTGGTCGCCGCCAGCCGGCAGCAGCGCCGCAGCCGACATCGCCGGGTGACACTCGGGCTTCTGGCACTCGTCATCGTCCTCTTCCTGCTGACCCTCATGGTCGGCCAGTCGGTTACACCACCCGGCGATCTGATAGGCTGGGCGCTTGGAAAAGACGTGGCCGGCCTCTCCTTCACCGTGGGTCAGTTGCGCCTGCCGCGCGCCATTCTCTGCACCCTCTCGGGTCTCTGCTTCGGCCTGGGTGGCGTCGCCTTCCAGATCATGCTGCGCAATCCGCTCGCAAGCCCGGACATTATCGGCATCAGTTCGGCCGCCAGCGCCGCCGCGGTTTTCGCCATCGTCTTTCTGTCGTGGTCCGGGCTGTTGGTCTCGATGTTTGCCGTGCTTGCCGGCTTGCTGATCGCGCTGACGATCTATGGACTGGCGTTCCGCGATGGCGTGGCCGGCGCTCGGCTGATCCTGATCGGCATCGGCATGTCGGCGATGCTGGAGAGCTTCATCGCTTACGTGCTGACGACGGCGGATGCCTGGACGCTGCAGGAATCGATGCGCTGGCTGACCGGAAGCGTCAACGGCGCGCGTCTCAGCCAGGGCCTGCCGCTGTTCATTGCCCTCTTCGGCTTCGGCAGCCTGCTGCTTGGCCTGCGCAAGAACCTCGAGGTTCTGAGCCTAGGCGACGATACAGCCGCTGCCCTCGGCGTTTCTCTGGCGAGCACGCGCGTCGCGGTCATCATTGCTGCCGTCGGGTTGATTGCATTTGCTACGGCAGTCACGGGGCCGATCGCCTTCGTCGCCTTCCTGTCCGGCCCCATTGCGGTGCGGCTGGTTGCAAACAGCGGCTCGGCCATCATTCCCGCCGCCCTCACCGGCGCCGTTCTCGTGCTCAGCGGAGATTACGTGGGGCAGTTCCTCCTGCCCGGCCGTTACCCGGTCGGTGTCGTGACCGGCGCGCTGGGCGCCCCTTATCTGATCTATCTCATCATTCGCGCACATCGGACGGGAGGTGCCGCATGA
- a CDS encoding ABC transporter ATP-binding protein → MTFSSLIADEVAAGYGESLILSDLSLQFPTGRITVIVGANACGKSTLLRSLSRLLTPQSGQVLLDGKSVHRTPPKDLARRLGLLPQSPAAPEGITVADLVSRGRHPHQTLFSRWSREDEEAVAEALDLMHIADLAERPVDELSGGQRQRVWIAMALAQKTSFLLLDEPTTFLDISHQVEVLDLLCDLNQSRGTTIVMVLHDLNLAARYADFLVAMVKGKIHVSGDPSDVLTEAMVTSVFGQKSRIMTDPTSGRPMMVPIGRHRMRAIRTAPPSTNPTTDRLPEEANR, encoded by the coding sequence ATGACGTTCTCCAGCCTCATCGCAGACGAGGTCGCCGCCGGTTATGGCGAGAGCCTGATCCTGAGCGACTTGAGCCTGCAGTTCCCCACCGGCAGGATCACGGTGATAGTCGGCGCCAATGCCTGCGGTAAGTCCACCCTGCTGCGCAGCCTGTCTCGGCTCCTCACACCGCAATCGGGACAGGTTCTGCTGGATGGCAAGTCTGTTCACCGCACACCGCCGAAAGACCTCGCCCGGAGGCTGGGTCTCCTGCCGCAGTCTCCCGCGGCTCCCGAGGGGATCACTGTTGCCGATCTGGTCAGCCGCGGGCGCCATCCGCACCAGACGCTCTTCTCGCGCTGGTCGCGCGAAGATGAAGAGGCCGTCGCCGAAGCGCTGGACCTGATGCACATCGCCGATCTCGCCGAACGGCCCGTCGATGAGCTTTCGGGCGGCCAGCGGCAACGCGTCTGGATTGCCATGGCGCTCGCACAGAAGACCAGCTTCCTGCTCCTCGACGAGCCGACGACATTTCTCGACATCAGCCATCAGGTGGAAGTCCTCGATCTGCTCTGCGACCTCAACCAGTCGCGCGGAACAACCATCGTGATGGTGCTGCACGATCTGAATCTTGCCGCACGTTACGCGGACTTTCTCGTCGCCATGGTGAAGGGAAAGATCCACGTGTCCGGTGACCCTTCGGATGTGCTGACAGAGGCGATGGTCACATCCGTCTTCGGCCAGAAGAGCCGGATCATGACCGACCCCACATCCGGCCGCCCGATGATGGTCCCGATCGGCCGTCACCGGATGCGGGCCATCAGAACTGCCCCGCCTTCGACCAATCCAACGACCGACCGCCTGCCCGAGGAGGCAAACCGATGA
- a CDS encoding siderophore-interacting protein: MTISAPFTLSGTAIPNDARQMLDQICEHFIEHANVSRVDDVVVMKNDEATTEIRLFGDQLLIDLACPSDQALQTARIILAEHMFYFAGEDPLDLTWSAPAPLGPLGNLHHVTVTGAQDITPHMRRVTFACADVTPFLSGDMHVRVLIPPADRTPVWPGVRDDGRIAWPEGEDELVARAYTIRKVDPATGELWIDFFQHPMPGISTPGADFARDARPGDRIALMGPGGGGRPDASSLLLIGDETALPAILRILEDLPEGSTAEAIIEVMDADEEQPVSSKADVCVRWIHRETTDGQNALRNAAEAAIAAAPADRYIWIACEKEDIRALRPLVKSKGRAKGTSYLAWYWQRD, translated from the coding sequence ATGACGATCTCCGCGCCCTTTACGCTTTCCGGAACCGCCATTCCCAACGATGCACGGCAGATGCTGGACCAGATCTGCGAGCACTTCATAGAACACGCGAATGTCTCGCGGGTGGACGATGTCGTGGTGATGAAAAACGACGAGGCGACAACGGAGATCCGCCTCTTTGGTGATCAACTGCTGATCGATCTCGCATGCCCCTCGGACCAGGCGCTGCAGACGGCGCGGATCATCCTGGCGGAGCACATGTTCTATTTCGCCGGCGAGGATCCGCTCGACCTCACATGGTCGGCGCCGGCCCCGCTCGGGCCGCTCGGCAACCTCCACCACGTGACGGTGACGGGCGCGCAAGACATCACGCCGCATATGCGCCGCGTGACGTTTGCCTGCGCGGATGTGACCCCTTTCCTCAGCGGCGACATGCATGTGCGCGTGCTGATCCCGCCTGCAGACAGGACACCGGTCTGGCCTGGGGTTCGCGACGACGGGCGGATTGCCTGGCCGGAGGGTGAGGACGAACTCGTCGCTCGGGCCTACACGATCCGCAAAGTCGATCCGGCGACAGGCGAACTCTGGATCGATTTCTTCCAGCATCCGATGCCGGGCATTTCGACACCCGGTGCGGATTTCGCCCGCGATGCGCGACCGGGCGATCGGATCGCGCTTATGGGGCCCGGCGGCGGCGGACGGCCGGACGCGTCATCGCTGCTTTTGATCGGTGACGAGACTGCACTTCCCGCCATTCTGCGCATTCTGGAAGATCTGCCGGAGGGAAGCACTGCCGAAGCCATCATCGAAGTGATGGACGCGGATGAAGAGCAACCGGTGTCCTCTAAGGCCGACGTCTGCGTCCGATGGATTCACCGGGAAACGACAGACGGGCAAAACGCGCTTCGCAACGCGGCAGAGGCGGCGATCGCCGCCGCCCCCGCCGACCGGTACATCTGGATTGCCTGCGAGAAGGAGGACATCCGCGCGCTTCGCCCCTTGGTAAAGTCCAAGGGACGGGCCAAAGGCACCAGCTATCTGGCCTGGTACTGGCAAAGGGACTGA
- the kdgR gene encoding DNA-binding transcriptional regulator KdgR: protein MADPHVKTDNVAAVLKVFAVLEALVEEKRVSLADLAQRAMTSKTTAHRLLQTMIELGYVEQDADTEKYGLTLKLFSLGARSLNDQADLLRVADQAMGKLSRATGESVNLGILDERDEKVVYIHKYDSAFSLSMKSTLGLRNPLHSTSLGKALLAWRDEDEIRDRMKRMDFAKRAPRTLTDAEALMADLKLARSRGFAEEIEESEAGVRCMATPIFNHLGKPVAAISISFPLFRFDEARRQDYVDLLTTAGLTTSTALGYHPA, encoded by the coding sequence ATGGCCGACCCACACGTCAAGACCGATAACGTCGCTGCAGTTCTCAAGGTCTTTGCCGTCCTTGAGGCCCTGGTGGAGGAGAAGCGCGTCAGTCTGGCCGATCTTGCCCAGCGCGCCATGACGTCGAAGACCACTGCGCACCGCCTGCTGCAGACGATGATCGAGCTCGGTTATGTGGAGCAGGACGCCGACACCGAAAAATACGGGCTGACACTGAAGCTGTTCAGCCTGGGCGCCCGCTCGCTGAACGATCAGGCGGATCTTCTGCGGGTGGCGGATCAGGCCATGGGAAAGCTCTCCCGGGCGACCGGCGAATCCGTCAATCTCGGCATTCTCGACGAGCGCGACGAGAAGGTCGTCTACATCCACAAATACGATTCCGCCTTCAGCCTCTCCATGAAATCGACGCTTGGCTTGCGCAATCCGCTGCACAGCACCTCGCTCGGCAAGGCGCTGCTGGCCTGGCGTGACGAAGACGAGATCCGCGACCGCATGAAGCGGATGGATTTTGCCAAACGGGCGCCGCGCACGCTGACGGATGCAGAGGCTCTGATGGCGGATTTGAAGCTTGCCCGCAGCCGCGGCTTTGCCGAAGAGATCGAAGAAAGCGAAGCGGGTGTGCGCTGCATGGCAACGCCGATCTTCAATCACCTCGGCAAACCCGTCGCCGCCATCTCGATCTCGTTTCCGCTTTTCCGCTTCGATGAAGCCCGTCGTCAGGATTATGTGGACCTCCTGACGACGGCGGGGCTGACGACATCCACTGCGCTCGGTTACCATCCGGCCTGA
- the bglB gene encoding beta-galactosidase BglB: MHPLLRQKQHFIQRADVCDLIERLTDNLVHIEDKTGEFLLRLEDGRVIDTKGWAGWEWTHGIALYGLLKYWQLTGSEAALKTITGWFDERLAEGTPTKNINTVAPFLTLAHLYEMTREARFLPYLDTWAEWVMHEMPRTREGGLQHIVYNSVNDQQMWDDTLMMSVLPLAKIGLVLNRPDYVEEAKYQFLVHAQYLLDTETGLWFHGWTFDGNHNFARARWARGNSWITIAIPEFIELLDLKEGDFLRRHLLSLLGRQAASLKQHQHASGLWHTLIDDPDSYLEASATAGFAYGLMKSVRKRYLGPEYRETAERAMRGVVERISPEGELTQVSFGTAMGHDLDFYRQIKLTSMPYGQAMAMLCLTELLRSHI; encoded by the coding sequence ATGCATCCGCTGCTGAGGCAGAAACAGCATTTCATCCAGCGCGCGGACGTTTGCGATCTGATCGAGCGACTGACGGACAATCTGGTCCATATCGAGGACAAGACCGGCGAGTTCCTGCTTCGCCTCGAGGACGGTCGGGTGATCGACACCAAGGGCTGGGCCGGATGGGAATGGACGCACGGCATCGCCCTTTACGGCCTGCTGAAATACTGGCAGCTGACCGGCAGCGAGGCAGCGCTGAAGACCATCACCGGCTGGTTCGACGAGCGGCTGGCCGAAGGTACGCCGACAAAGAACATCAACACGGTCGCCCCCTTCCTGACGCTCGCGCATCTCTACGAAATGACCCGCGAGGCGCGCTTTCTGCCCTATCTCGACACCTGGGCCGAATGGGTGATGCACGAGATGCCGCGCACCCGGGAGGGCGGCCTGCAGCACATCGTCTACAACAGCGTCAACGATCAGCAGATGTGGGACGACACGCTGATGATGAGCGTGCTGCCGCTCGCCAAGATCGGCCTTGTTCTCAACCGCCCGGATTATGTCGAGGAGGCGAAATACCAGTTCCTGGTCCACGCCCAGTATCTTCTCGATACGGAAACGGGCCTCTGGTTCCACGGCTGGACCTTTGACGGCAACCACAATTTCGCCCGCGCCCGCTGGGCCCGCGGCAACAGCTGGATCACCATAGCAATCCCGGAGTTCATCGAACTGCTGGATCTGAAGGAGGGCGATTTCCTGCGCCGTCATCTGCTCTCGCTGCTGGGCCGCCAGGCCGCGAGCCTCAAGCAGCACCAGCATGCATCCGGACTTTGGCATACGCTGATCGATGATCCGGACAGCTATCTCGAAGCCTCGGCGACCGCGGGTTTTGCCTATGGCCTGATGAAGAGCGTGCGCAAGCGCTATCTCGGCCCGGAGTACCGCGAGACGGCCGAACGGGCGATGCGCGGCGTGGTGGAAAGGATCTCGCCGGAAGGGGAGCTGACCCAGGTCTCCTTCGGCACCGCGATGGGCCATGACCTCGATTTTTACCGGCAGATCAAGCTGACCTCGATGCCTTACGGGCAGGCGATGGCCATGCTCTGCCTGACGGAACTGCTGCGCAGCCACATCTGA
- a CDS encoding ABC transporter substrate-binding protein, with amino-acid sequence MTKLTRRGLLGTAAAGLAASTLTALPAFAQDKTIRHYWWGNPERDKRTFAVIDVFQNANPTIKVSGETIGWGDYWTKMATQTAGRNMADLVQMDYRYLFEYVRRGALKPLDDYVGKSLMIQDFDKGPISGGMVDGKLYALNIGSNSQVIVHNTRVFKEAGIDADLINWTWDDFAKASEQITQKTGGKVKGSDDLSLMIEVFESWTRQNGHEFYDKDGNVAATVDDVASYWQFWDDLRKKDVVRAKEKTVILDIPIVESGVAVGDTAMSHFWSNQLVGIQAAAKDKIGAAMVPHKKGGKPGQFIKPSMFMSLSRDAKDTDSAIAYMNAWVTDPEITKILGLERGIPASPKVRAALQPGLNDVEKLSVAYFDAIQSKVGDLPLPAPKGAGEVRDAFMRIGTDVVLGRAKAKDAATQFVDDAQAIVERAR; translated from the coding sequence ATGACCAAGCTTACCCGACGGGGGCTTCTCGGCACCGCCGCCGCAGGCCTCGCGGCTTCGACGCTGACTGCCCTTCCGGCTTTCGCGCAGGACAAGACCATCCGCCATTACTGGTGGGGTAATCCGGAGCGTGACAAGCGCACCTTTGCCGTCATCGACGTGTTCCAGAACGCCAACCCGACGATCAAGGTCTCCGGCGAGACGATCGGCTGGGGCGATTACTGGACGAAGATGGCCACCCAGACCGCGGGCCGCAACATGGCGGACCTCGTACAGATGGACTACCGTTATCTGTTCGAATATGTGCGCCGCGGAGCGCTGAAGCCGCTCGACGACTATGTCGGCAAGAGCCTGATGATCCAGGATTTCGACAAGGGTCCGATTTCCGGCGGCATGGTCGATGGCAAGCTTTACGCGCTCAACATCGGCTCCAACAGCCAGGTGATCGTGCACAATACACGCGTCTTCAAGGAAGCGGGTATCGATGCCGACCTGATCAACTGGACCTGGGACGATTTTGCCAAGGCGAGCGAGCAGATCACCCAGAAGACCGGCGGCAAGGTGAAGGGGTCTGACGATCTGTCGCTGATGATCGAGGTCTTCGAATCCTGGACGCGCCAGAACGGTCATGAATTCTACGACAAGGACGGCAATGTCGCGGCAACCGTCGACGATGTGGCAAGCTACTGGCAGTTCTGGGATGACCTGCGCAAAAAGGACGTCGTGCGCGCGAAGGAAAAGACGGTGATCCTCGACATCCCGATCGTCGAATCCGGCGTTGCCGTCGGCGATACCGCCATGTCGCATTTCTGGTCGAACCAGCTTGTTGGCATCCAGGCGGCGGCCAAGGACAAGATCGGCGCCGCCATGGTGCCGCACAAGAAGGGCGGCAAGCCCGGCCAGTTCATCAAGCCGTCGATGTTCATGTCGTTATCGCGTGACGCCAAGGATACCGACTCGGCGATCGCCTACATGAATGCTTGGGTCACCGATCCGGAGATCACCAAGATCCTCGGCCTCGAACGCGGCATTCCCGCCTCGCCGAAGGTGCGTGCCGCCCTGCAGCCGGGCTTGAACGACGTGGAAAAGCTCTCCGTCGCCTATTTCGACGCCATCCAGAGCAAAGTCGGCGACCTGCCGCTTCCCGCGCCGAAGGGTGCCGGCGAAGTGCGTGATGCCTTCATGCGCATCGGAACCGATGTCGTGCTGGGGCGCGCCAAGGCGAAGGATGCGGCCACGCAGTTCGTCGATGATGCCCAGGCCATCGTCGAACGGGCCCGCTGA
- a CDS encoding carbohydrate ABC transporter permease — MKRFIARNAPGYIFLSPWLLGFFLLALGPILASLYLSFTKYDMVSDPRWVGFDNYVYMFTRDRRFWKALDVTFTYVALAVPARLIMALGVAMLLDKGLRTIGLYRAIFYLPSLLGASIAIAILWRQLFEQNGVVNQVLAVFGIEGLAWITNPDTSLYTLVILAMWQFGSPMLIFLAGLRGIPRDLYEAAEIDGTPKWRQFTRITLPLLAPVIFFNLVLQTIEAFKTFSSAFIISNGTGAPADSLLFYTVYLFNEAFKFFRMGYASALAWVLLLIIGAFTAIAFLTSKYWVHYENERD, encoded by the coding sequence ATCAAACGCTTCATCGCGCGCAATGCGCCGGGTTACATCTTTCTTTCGCCCTGGCTGCTGGGGTTCTTCCTGCTGGCGCTCGGGCCTATCCTCGCCTCACTCTACCTGTCGTTCACCAAATACGACATGGTGAGCGATCCGCGCTGGGTCGGGTTCGACAACTACGTCTACATGTTCACCCGCGACCGCCGCTTCTGGAAGGCGCTGGATGTCACCTTCACCTATGTGGCGCTGGCGGTGCCGGCGCGCCTCATCATGGCGCTCGGCGTTGCCATGCTGCTCGACAAGGGCCTGCGCACGATCGGTCTCTACCGCGCGATCTTCTATCTTCCCTCGCTGCTTGGCGCCTCGATTGCGATTGCCATTCTCTGGCGGCAGTTGTTCGAACAGAACGGCGTGGTCAACCAGGTGCTTGCCGTCTTCGGCATCGAGGGTCTCGCCTGGATCACCAATCCGGATACCTCGCTCTACACGCTGGTGATTTTGGCCATGTGGCAGTTCGGCTCGCCGATGCTGATCTTTCTTGCCGGCCTGCGCGGCATCCCGCGGGACCTCTACGAAGCAGCCGAGATCGACGGCACGCCGAAATGGCGGCAGTTCACCCGCATCACGCTGCCGCTTTTGGCACCGGTCATCTTCTTCAATCTCGTGCTGCAGACAATCGAGGCCTTCAAGACCTTCTCGAGCGCCTTCATCATCTCGAACGGCACGGGGGCACCGGCCGACAGCCTGCTGTTCTACACCGTCTATCTGTTCAACGAGGCCTTCAAGTTCTTCCGCATGGGCTATGCCTCGGCGCTTGCCTGGGTGCTGCTCCTCATCATCGGCGCCTTTACCGCGATCGCCTTCCTGACCTCGAAATACTGGGTGCATTATGAAAACGAGCGCGATTGA
- a CDS encoding carbohydrate ABC transporter permease, whose product MLYPLFWLLASSFKPENEIFGSLTLWPSSLQFENYTKGWTALPISFTTFYINSAIVTVLSVIGNLVSCSFAAYAFSRLQFTGRSFFFALMMMTLMIPYHVVLIPQYVQFLKLGWVDTYLPLVVPRFLASEAFFIFLMVQFFRQLPRELDEAAMIDGCSPFKIYWAIILPLSLPAMGTAAIFSLIWTWEDFLAPLIYLNDIKNYTVPLALRLFLDQEGQSAYGQMFAMSVLSLVPVVIFFVLFQKLIVRGIATSGMK is encoded by the coding sequence ATGCTCTATCCGCTGTTCTGGCTGCTCGCCTCGTCCTTCAAGCCGGAGAACGAGATCTTCGGCAGCCTGACGCTCTGGCCGTCGAGCCTCCAGTTCGAGAACTATACGAAGGGCTGGACGGCGCTGCCGATCTCCTTCACCACCTTCTACATCAACTCGGCAATCGTCACGGTGCTGTCGGTGATCGGCAATCTTGTCTCCTGCTCCTTCGCGGCCTATGCCTTTTCAAGACTGCAGTTCACCGGCCGCAGCTTCTTCTTTGCCCTGATGATGATGACGCTGATGATCCCCTATCATGTCGTCCTCATTCCCCAATATGTTCAGTTCCTGAAGCTCGGCTGGGTGGACACATATCTGCCGCTCGTCGTGCCGCGCTTCCTGGCGTCCGAAGCTTTCTTCATCTTCCTGATGGTGCAGTTCTTCCGGCAATTGCCGCGCGAACTCGACGAGGCGGCGATGATCGACGGCTGCTCGCCCTTCAAGATCTACTGGGCGATCATCCTGCCGCTGTCGCTGCCGGCCATGGGCACGGCGGCGATCTTTTCGCTGATCTGGACCTGGGAAGATTTCCTCGCTCCGCTCATCTACCTCAACGACATCAAGAACTACACCGTGCCGCTCGCGCTTCGCCTCTTCCTCGATCAGGAAGGCCAGTCCGCCTACGGTCAGATGTTCGCCATGTCCGTTCTCTCCCTGGTGCCGGTCGTGATCTTCTTCGTCCTGTTCCAGAAACTGATCGTGCGTGGCATCGCCACCTCCGGAATGAAGTAA